In Gossypium hirsutum isolate 1008001.06 chromosome A10, Gossypium_hirsutum_v2.1, whole genome shotgun sequence, the DNA window ACTCCAGCAATCGCCAAACACGACTCACCGTTCCGAAACCTGAAGCTAATTTCTCCCCTACTTGACCAATTCTTTCAAACCAAAACAGATTTTCTCAAACTACAAGCTAAAAAGTTTAACAAACATGCTCGTTTCACATCTATCACGACAATAAACCTCCCATTTTCGCCACGATTTCTCCTTACTCATACTAAGTTGCCTCATATGGCTTGACAAGCAATCAGAGGGATCTATGATTCATATAAGTTTTAGTAGCATTGCAGTTTTGTCAATGGAGCAACTCATGGAGTTTTGGTTTGGGCTTGTTAATAGTAGGAAGAGGTTTTTGTGGGTTTTGAGGCCCGAAATTGTGCCGGAAAACGACAGGGGACACGACGATGTGCCGGCAGAGCTCGTGgatgggaaaaaaaagaaaaaaaggtacaTAGTGGGTTGGGCTCCACAGCAGGAGGTTTTGGCCCATTGGGCTATTGGTGGGTTCTTGACCCATAGTGAATGTATTTCGACTTTGGAGAGTAAGTCTGTCTATTATTTGTTGCTGACGATATTATtatgaattttgtgtttaatataTTGTATGTacttaaaaagtatttaaatgatttttttgtcaaaaaaaattacttatacATTCACTACATGAAAACTATTCTCTGTTTATgacttaaattatttatttgtcaaAATGTTAATATAGTTTAGTTTATATTATAGATTGGTTTTATCGAGTATAAATGTTATGcattattttatatgattttttgcatactttgaatttttcaaaatttattcccatgattttttttctttttttgctctgCCCTTGACTACAATTAGAATGAGTTTCAAGTTTCAACACTATTATTAGAAATCAATAATCGAAACCCAACTTTTAATTAGCGACTTAATTGTTAAATTGGTAAAAACAATTTCTTGTCATATGTCTATAATAGAGAATGAGTTTGAATATGTTGAATGAGTTTGAGTTATTGACTTTTTATGATCATATGGAAATGAATCAAATTTGAAATTGGGATAATTAAATCGGATTTAAAGTTTAGATCAGAATTGAGAAAATTGGTTGGTTTCCTAAATTAAGCTTTTAAAATTGTAATTAGATAGTGttttattcaaatatataaaataatacgaGGTGATagtatatataatttcataagaGAACTATAAATTGTCATTTAAGTCGAatctaattattatattattgccGGTTGATAACAGTGCCAGGCATGGAAACTTATCTTCGATGTGGAGATCTTCCTAGTTTTTGTCGGACAATTGACATTAATGAACCAATCATTCAACTTATCATAAAACAAACACATAAGATCACTCAAGCCAATGCCTTGATATTTAACACCCCCGAAGAGCTCTATGGGCCTATACCATCTCAAATACGCACCAAATGCCCTAACGTCTACACATTGGACCTTTGCATGCTCAATTAAACACTAGACTAAAGGCAAAACATGGAGAATCGTTTGGTCAGTTTCCGAATACCCGTTGGGAAGAGGATAAAAGTTGCATTGCTTGGCTCGATAAGCAACAGAATCGATCCGTTATTTATGCAAGTTTAGGTAGCATCACGAGCACATCAAGCAATCAGCTCGTAGAGCTTTGGTATGGGCTTCTTAATGGTAAAACGAATTTCCTGTTTGTTGTGAGGCCAAATTCCGTGATTGGAAAAGTTGGTGAAGGAAAGGATGTTGTAAAAGAGCTTTCAAAGAAGAGTAAGGATAGAGGCTACATAGTTGATTGGGAACCGCAAGAGGCGGTGTTGAACCACCTGGCCATCGGCTGATTCTTAACACATAGTGGATGGAACTCGATTTTGGAAAGCATCATTGTCGTGGTGCCGATGATTTGTTGGCCTTACTTTGCTGATCAACAAGTGAATAGTAGGGTTGTGAGGGCGTTGTGGAAAATAGGGTTGGATATGAAGGATGTTTGCCATAGGAAAACAGTGGAGAAAATGGTGAATGACGTGATGGTGGATCGAAAGGAGGAGTTTGCGATTTCAGCATCTGAAATGGCTAAGGTAACCAATCGATCTGTTAGTGCCAATGGATCATCTTGTAGTAAGTTCAATCGTTTAATTGAAAACCCCATAAACATATTGTAaaagtatgcccaaagatcaatcacgagatggttgtaataacatacttggtttatcatgtttattaatataaggcgttgccattattatttcagtttcttttctgtgtgcataaataaattgttttataataatgtcctgagaataatatgattattcttaaaagttccttagtcaagtattagtgttggctaggacaataataatgcattaagactaacatgtagtttattgatgataaagagttgtcattgatatggagtgtcagaatcaatgcatgaatatgtgtgttagagaacaacatattggactgacccgctatgagtatgtttcttggattattatgtaattgtcacaacattactcatagtgattaatatgtatatgatcctcatacttgagatcatctttatcccaacatcgtgagttgtatattttgatacagtcaaacaaacACCGTAACTGATtattctataaagactgatgttggatataccacaatctatgttgagggatatagttgatcaatataggataagtccctcctacataattgGAGTAATATCTCAGgtcacttgattgagtgaggctagaaatacatggccatgctcaactaagttgatatgagatgtcatacttatttgtgtatcatagtctactcaaggtataaagaaacatgggatggactatgcaagtgtgactattcaatgacttgtgtccatttcaaagatataggacttaaggattaatgaatgaaaggttaatcacaaaaggttatgtcgaatcatgacttcttgtaacttaggtagcattgatgcattgctagatgccactcattgtttgtaacattagaatcgttctaatattactgctaacgttacaagaacctatagggtcacaccctatggttgaaatgaacgaggtaaaacatagttggtatattgcttggttgtcacatgaattaaattaattgtagaattaatttaattgggcaatcaaattgttgaacatactatatgtacaaggatgttgtacacataatcagaacataattttattgatatatgaatttagttcgtatataagtttaaataaatatagtttaccgaaatctttattataattaatgtaattataattttttggttaaacattattatatttatttgaatgataattattatgttcagattaattttaatgaattaaaattcgttataaatatataccaattaaGAGGGAGTTATATATAGCAAGGGTAAAAACCTTAAAAAGGATATATAAAAACTAGCCCGAAAATATGAAAAGTGGTCTAGCAGCCGTTTAGCAAAATActctctgaaaatagttttctaggatttctaccgttcattgtcaaccGGGTGGACTACGTAGAAGCCGACATCGGAAAAGGTTGCaacttggttcgatagtggttcagcATTCCTGTTGCCTAGGCGTCGCTGTCTATTCAGATTGAAGTTTCaataatttcgaaacctttttatcaccccgattctttccttacacatggatcattggtttggatcgccggaattttattttttttaatttttcgctgcGCCTTGGAGGTACCGGTGTTCCAACACATATTATCTTCAATGCTagaactctttatttttctttaagtgtCCTTGTTGGATATCGAGATATAGCTCGAAAacccatttaaaaaatataaaaagaacttcgaaaatttttgaatatatcCATGTCAAACATATTCCCACAAGAACAACAGTTTTTCAAAGAAATGGTGATTAAGAAACAGGAAGCAAGTGGTCTGCAAAGATACCTAacctttcatttattattattcaaagaAACAACTACACTTTCACTTATAATTGAAAGATACAATAACACTTTTATTTAGGGTTTCATAGTGAAGCTTATCGACTATATCGACTAGCAACTTTGACAAAACCCGGCATACTTTTACTGCTAAAATTGAGTAGTGTAGTGCAGGAAGATGAACTATGTGAACCAGTCTTAAACAAACGGGAAAGCTGCaacaaataaacaaacaataGCTTCATCAGAATAACACTAACCAGCATTATATGTcaaaagtaaaataatgaaaactgCTGCAATGAATATCATGCAAAATGTACCTCCACACTTGTGACCAACAGGACGAACAGCAATGTTGCAGCGTTTTGGAATGGTGACAGCAACTTCTGGCCTCACTCCGGCATTGTATACCGTATGAGATTGCAAAATTGCGCAAAGGCAGCTTGGATTGTTGAGCTTTTTCTCCATTATCGTGCAGCAACGCTCGGAAACAGGAGCTCTGAAATATTTCGCTGCGTATGTACATGGAGCCAGCTTCTGAGCCTCCTTCTCGATGTCATGTTTCCCACAGGGACCATAATAATTACTAGTTCCATACACTCCATTGAACCCTGCAATGGTCATACTCACAACAAACACGAGAATGCACATGTACTTCACTGGAGTTTCCATCTCTTCAATGCAATCAAAGATATAAGGGACACTTTACAACAACTTAAACTCTAACAAAAACACTTCTCAACAATTTATACTGAATCAAATAGCTGAATAAAGATGAATTCCAGCAATTACAATGGACATGGAACTAGAGAAAACTTCTTTGCTCAACTATTCAAGAACATTGATTTCAGGAGAACTGACCATTAAGTCATATATTCCACCTTGTTTCTCTATGTGCTCTTTCTCTAACAACCCTAAGAAACCGATCCACGGTTTAAGCATCCATACAAACTAGAATCATGCAGCCAAAGCTAAAGTCAATAAAGCAATAGAATTATAGTGCAGGAAACAATCGAATAAACCGACCAGCATTAGCTTATAAAAACCTAGTCTATCAATTGCCTACATGTGCCCACTTCTACTCTACCTTTCTGAGCTAATACGTATCttgttttcgttttctttttgtattGAGTTGCGTTGTTTACTTTATTTCTGTGGGCATTCAGCTCGAAACTTGAGGATTTGGTTGAAATTCAGATCTTTCTTCATGCGGTTTTCGTATCTACCTTACTTCATCTGTCAATTCAAAAACAAACTCCAGCAATTCACCAAAATGACTCACTATTCCGAAACCTGAAGCTAATATCTCCCCTACTTGACCAATTCTTTCAAGCCAGAACAGATTTTCTCAAACTACAAGCTAAAAAGTTTAACAAACATGCTGGTTTCACATCTTTCACGACCATAAACCTCCCATTTTCGCCACGATTTCTCCTTACTCATACTAAAAGGACACAACTATTAAATCATCTACAAGTTAGAGTTCCAAATATAATCAAACCTAGAAAGTGTATGTTTATCCTATATCATAAGCCATATCCTCAAAGTTGTCAACTAAACCACGGGAGAACAAAGGACTTGTAACAAATCTTCAGTTGACACCAATCCCGGGTTTAATCTTTGCACAACCCCTTTctccttataaaaaaaaatatcccCAAAGTTTCAATCTTTATACCTTTATAGTTTAGATAGATCATACAGAAAAACATACCCTAAAAAAAACGCAGCAAATTAAGAACAATTCAAGCAACATTCTCAAAGTTCcaatctttttttgtttttcacttCACCCCACTATATAATTCCATCTAAATCatacaaaaaaaagaaactaaCAGATCAAACAGCAAAATATACCCAAAAAACACTGCAaattaagaacaaattaaagCAACATTCACAGATTTTTTCCtctttaattcattaaaatacaTCCCAAAAGTAACATACATTCTCAAAGTTTCCAATACTTAACGAGTAAAAGCATAAAGTCCAACACAAACATAGATCAAAAGGGCAAGAGGAACCAAAATAACCAAAGGAACAACCGCCGCAAAAGCATGTCCACTCCCACAAGCTAAAGTTCCAACCTTGATCTGAACAACATTAACCAAAGCCAACATCAAAAAAACACAACCCGCAACAGACCCAGCACCCGAAACCACCATACCGACCCGAAGCAAAGTCTTATTAACATCAACATGTTCCAAAAACTCGGATCCACGGAAAGTAACATGGATGTTAAAAGTATGGGATTTGGAAAGCTTGATTGCTTGCTTGATAGCTAAAGCTACAAGGCTGGAGAAAAGGAAAGAACTGAAGGAGTAGACATGGAATTTAATCAAATCCTCGGCGATTTTTGATGTTGGGGCACATCGGCTGTTTGGGTCTACGAGTGTGTTGCTGGGATCGTATGGGTTCCAAGCTAAACCGATGAAAACGGCGAGTGTGAAAAGGGAGTTTACGTTCACGACGCTGTCTAAAGCAGTGACGTGGATGCTGGTTGTCATTGTTTTAGGACAGGGGAGAGGTTTTAAAACAAGGAGATTAGATTGAGCAGATCTTTGTCTTGTTTTTCTATTCTGTTGAAACTTTTATGGCGTTTTTTATTTTCCCGGAAAATGTGTAGAAAAGAGGAAAAGGAAGAGTTGCGTAAAGAGGACGAAAATCTTCCGTTTGtttaagaaaaaacaaaaacgCCGCCGTTTCCGGGTTGCCCGCGTTACAGGCGGGAATACTCACCACTATACTACAACCACTCCATGttatcattttttaaatcatttggAAAATCCTAGATAGAAGTGGCACCCTTGGTTTAGGTAAAATTATAGGTTTAACTTTTTAGATTAAAAGTTAAGTTcggtttgaaaaataaatttataattttatttaaatttgttttagatgaaaaaatattaaactcgAGTTTAGTTTGATTcgcttatattattttttatattatttttatataaaaataaatttaaaaaatataactcatcaaatgtactaaaaatattaaaataaatatctctcaataaattgaaaatatatttaaaaaattttatatacttaaataacaataaaataattacaacttaacaagtaaatctTCTAAAacagtagcaaaattaataataaaataatatttatacaatatctaaataataacaataaaatagtagtaatataatattaaaatgacaATAAAACAATATCAAAATGGCAACAAAATAGCAGTAAATAGTAGTGAAAAAAAATTTAGGCAAATTTGGATAGTCTCGTGctaaaaaaaaatcttacaaaGGCCCAGCCAGTTTAGAAAACGGATCTTTTTTGTTTTGCCCAAACACTCCTACTTATCAATTTGGCCTTCGGGCTTGAGTGGGTGACCCGATCCATAATCAAATCTAGATAAAATTTTAGTCTCAATCCGAAAAATAGACTTAATATTTTATCCAAGCCCTACTCGACCcggttatattttttttgtatattattttttatataaaaataaatttaaaaaatataatacatcaactacacaaaacaaaaacattaaaataagacTAAGATAGATAAGTGCAACTTAGAaaacaaatacctctaaaatagtactaaaattaatcataaaacaatatccaaatgaaa includes these proteins:
- the LOC107951727 gene encoding uncharacterized protein, with the protein product METPVKYMCILVFVVSMTIAGFNGVYGTSNYYGPCGKHDIEKEAQKLAPCTYAAKYFRAPVSERCCTIMEKKLNNPSCLCAILQSHTVYNAGVRPEVAVTIPKRCNIAVRPVGHKCGAFPFV
- the LOC107951715 gene encoding uncharacterized protein, which encodes MTTSIHVTALDSVVNVNSLFTLAVFIGLAWNPYDPSNTLVDPNSRCAPTSKIAEDLIKFHVYSFSSFLFSSLVALAIKQAIKLSKSHTFNIHVTFRGSEFLEHVDVNKTLLRVGMVVSGAGSVAGCVFLMLALVNVVQIKVGTLACGSGHAFAAVVPLVILVPLALLIYVCVGLYAFTR